The Dyadobacter sp. 676 DNA window ATACAATGGCTGCCCAACCCGCACCATGATCGCGATAGCGCCTCCCAGGTAACCAGTAATCAAAATCGCGCCGAGAATGGCCGTGCGAGGGATTATGTAAAGGATTGTCGATATCAGGAGCGCGATACCGATGTTTTGTACCTGGTCCACCGGCCAACCCAGCGCCGCCGAGCCTTCGATGGAATGTGATTCTTTGATGACCTTCATGACGGCATCGAAAAGCAGGAACAGAATGCACAAGGCGCTGATGATTTTGCCGGCAAGCACGCCTTTGTTTCCCTGGCTTTTTGTGTTCGAAGTGACGAGTGTAGCTTCCATAATTTTTCCTGGTTTATATAAGTTTTGTTTGACTGATTGGTTGATACAAAACTAGCAGGTGCCGGCGGGACGGGCGCTGTGTAAAAACGGCATTGTTAGGGGGCGTTTGCGTCATCAACAGAACAATTCTCCCGTGTTCGACGCAATTGCAGCGGATTTATTCCGTTTTAGGTAACAAAAAAGTAGAAATTTGCAGTAACTTGCTTATAACTGAAATTCAAAACGTAGCCCGAAAAAAACGAAGTATGAAAGAACCGATCATGCAGGATGATATCCTTGCAGCAAGCATCCGCAATGGCGACATACCCTCTTTCACAAGGGTTTACGAAACCTACCACGCTT harbors:
- a CDS encoding DoxX family protein; amino-acid sequence: MEATLVTSNTKSQGNKGVLAGKIISALCILFLLFDAVMKVIKESHSIEGSAALGWPVDQVQNIGIALLISTILYIIPRTAILGAILITGYLGGAIAIMVRVGQPLYFAAVFGVLVWAGLYLRDEKVRQLIPFRK